Proteins found in one Bacillus subtilis subsp. subtilis str. 168 genomic segment:
- the pksH gene encoding enoyl-CoA hydratase for bacillaene biosynthesis (Evidence 1c: Function from experimental evidences in the studied genus; PubMedId: 16707694, 16757561, 17234808, 26284661; Product type e: enzyme), which yields MDLVTYQTIKVRFQASVCYITFHRPEANNTINDTLIEECLQVLNQCETSTVTVVVLEGLPEVFCFGADFQEIYQEMKRGRKQASSQEPLYDLWMKLQTGPYVTISHVRGKVNAGGLGFVSATDIAIADQTASFSLSELLFGLYPACVLPFLIRRIGRQKAHYMTLMTKPISVQEASEWGLIDAFDAESDVLLRKHLLRLRRLNKKGIAHYKQFMSSLDHQVSRAKATALTANQDMFSDPQNQMGIIRYVETGQFPWEDQ from the coding sequence GTGGATCTCGTGACCTATCAAACGATAAAGGTCCGCTTTCAAGCATCGGTTTGCTATATTACCTTTCACCGTCCTGAAGCGAATAATACGATTAATGACACGCTGATAGAAGAATGCTTGCAAGTGTTAAACCAATGTGAAACATCAACGGTGACGGTTGTCGTTTTAGAGGGGCTTCCCGAGGTGTTTTGTTTCGGAGCGGATTTTCAAGAAATCTATCAGGAAATGAAAAGGGGCAGAAAACAGGCAAGCTCCCAAGAGCCTCTCTATGATTTGTGGATGAAATTGCAGACCGGCCCTTATGTCACGATTTCGCATGTCAGGGGAAAAGTGAATGCCGGCGGTCTTGGATTTGTATCTGCCACAGATATTGCCATTGCTGATCAGACGGCGTCATTCAGTCTCTCTGAGCTGCTATTCGGCCTGTACCCTGCTTGTGTTTTACCGTTTCTGATCCGCCGTATCGGCCGGCAGAAAGCGCATTATATGACGCTTATGACAAAGCCGATTTCCGTTCAGGAAGCCAGTGAATGGGGGTTAATAGATGCTTTTGATGCTGAAAGTGACGTGCTGCTGAGAAAGCATTTATTGCGTTTGCGGAGGCTGAATAAAAAAGGAATCGCACATTATAAACAGTTTATGAGCTCACTTGATCATCAAGTCAGTCGTGCGAAAGCCACCGCTTTAACTGCAAATCAAGACATGTTTTCTGATCCTCAAAACCAAATGGGAATCATCAGGTATGTTGAAACAGGACAATTCCCATGGGAGGATCAGTAA
- the pksI gene encoding decarboxylase involved in bacillaene synthesis (Evidence 1c: Function from experimental evidences in the studied genus; PubMedId: 16707694, 16757561, 17234808, 22720735, 26284661; Product type e: enzyme) — MTHSVVELIEIESAIIQVKMQDRTHKNAFSQELTDDLIQAFEYIRQNPKYKAVILTGYDNYFASGGTQEGLLRIQQGLTKFTDDNLYSLALDCEIPVIAAMQGHGIGGGFVMGLFADIVILSRESVYTANFMKYGFTPGMGATFIVPKKLGFSLAQEILLNAGSYRGADLEKRGVPFKVLPRAEVLDYAVELAQELAEKPRNSLVTLKDHLVAPLRDQLPRVIEQELMMHEKTFHHEEVKSRIKGLYGN, encoded by the coding sequence ATGACGCATTCTGTTGTAGAGCTTATCGAAATTGAATCCGCCATTATTCAGGTAAAGATGCAAGATCGCACTCATAAAAACGCGTTTTCACAAGAACTTACAGACGATTTAATTCAAGCGTTTGAATACATACGGCAGAATCCCAAATACAAAGCGGTCATTTTGACAGGATATGATAATTATTTTGCTTCAGGAGGAACGCAAGAAGGACTGCTTCGAATTCAACAGGGATTGACCAAGTTCACTGATGACAATCTTTATTCTCTGGCGCTGGATTGCGAGATTCCAGTTATTGCGGCAATGCAGGGCCATGGAATTGGAGGCGGCTTTGTCATGGGGCTCTTTGCTGACATTGTCATTCTGAGCAGAGAAAGCGTGTATACGGCTAATTTTATGAAATACGGATTTACGCCTGGAATGGGCGCTACCTTTATCGTTCCTAAAAAACTGGGTTTCAGCCTGGCCCAGGAAATATTATTGAATGCGGGCAGCTACCGCGGAGCTGATCTTGAAAAAAGAGGGGTTCCTTTTAAGGTGCTGCCCCGTGCAGAAGTGTTAGATTATGCAGTGGAGCTGGCGCAAGAACTGGCGGAAAAGCCGAGAAACTCACTGGTTACACTGAAAGATCATTTGGTTGCCCCGCTTCGCGATCAGCTGCCGCGCGTCATTGAACAGGAATTGATGATGCATGAGAAAACATTTCATCATGAAGAAGTCAAAAGTAGAATCAAAGGTTTATATGGTAATTAA